A genomic region of Rhodococcus qingshengii JCM 15477 contains the following coding sequences:
- a CDS encoding SMODS domain-containing nucleotidyltransferase translates to MTPRHNEFKAFLDDHVNLNPDRTKKLNARVEAINSFVNEHADLQICLDGDLIPQGSYASRTIIKPQRRNDFDADVLLPMKEVDGWEPKHYTIKLHKAFDDSARYGDNAKLGKRCATIDYAGDFHIDIVPFVTRADGLTYITHRTKNQFILAEPTALSSWFVGQNKAAGGHLVKTVRLMKYLRDNSSAEIPSVVLSSLLAGRVQPFTSYTDLPRTLVALVNDLKTYLDSHFFVPFVDDQTGQNLADRWPQSAFVTFKSRLSTWAKDMQSALDAPADESVDAWRTVFGTNFGSASTSAAAGGSRSALSAAIAQHYAEQPAPREQFLEQHFGIPTRLDPAYTVRLVGRMSPTKSGFHRYRPLPQAGNLVPIGRSLKFKIEECTAPAPYQLFWKVRNVGEEARRQNAERGEINEYGEVITEHSSFVGAHWVQVWVVKDGVAVATDRQDVRIV, encoded by the coding sequence ATGACTCCGCGTCACAACGAATTCAAGGCTTTCCTCGACGATCACGTCAACCTCAACCCGGATCGCACGAAGAAACTGAATGCTCGTGTCGAGGCGATCAATTCGTTCGTCAACGAACACGCCGATCTGCAGATCTGTCTCGACGGGGATCTGATTCCACAAGGGTCCTACGCGAGCCGGACGATCATCAAACCGCAACGACGCAACGATTTCGACGCGGATGTGCTGTTGCCGATGAAGGAAGTGGACGGATGGGAACCCAAGCACTACACCATCAAGCTCCACAAGGCGTTCGATGATTCAGCACGCTACGGCGACAACGCGAAACTAGGGAAGCGTTGCGCCACAATCGACTACGCAGGCGACTTCCACATCGACATAGTTCCGTTCGTCACCCGAGCCGACGGTCTGACCTACATCACTCACCGAACGAAAAACCAGTTCATTCTTGCCGAACCCACCGCCCTGTCGTCCTGGTTCGTAGGACAGAACAAGGCCGCCGGCGGGCATCTGGTGAAGACGGTGCGGCTGATGAAATATCTGCGGGACAACAGTTCTGCAGAAATACCGTCGGTCGTGCTGTCCTCGCTGCTGGCCGGGCGCGTCCAACCCTTCACCTCGTACACGGACCTGCCGCGCACGCTCGTCGCGCTGGTCAACGACCTGAAAACGTACTTGGACTCGCACTTTTTCGTGCCGTTCGTCGACGACCAGACCGGCCAGAACCTGGCGGATCGCTGGCCGCAGTCAGCTTTCGTCACCTTCAAGAGCAGGCTATCGACGTGGGCGAAAGACATGCAGAGCGCCCTCGACGCACCTGCCGATGAGAGCGTCGACGCGTGGAGGACGGTCTTCGGAACGAACTTCGGGTCCGCGTCGACATCGGCTGCGGCCGGCGGCTCACGCTCTGCGCTCAGTGCTGCGATCGCCCAGCATTATGCCGAACAGCCCGCGCCCCGGGAGCAGTTCCTCGAGCAGCATTTCGGTATCCCGACACGACTGGATCCGGCATATACGGTGAGATTGGTCGGACGCATGTCGCCGACGAAGTCAGGTTTCCACCGCTACAGGCCGCTGCCGCAGGCAGGTAACCTCGTTCCGATCGGGCGGTCACTGAAGTTCAAAATCGAAGAGTGCACTGCTCCTGCTCCGTACCAGCTGTTTTGGAAGGTCAGGAACGTCGGGGAGGAAGCCCGTCGGCAAAACGCGGAGCGGGGGGAAATCAACGAGT
- a CDS encoding SAVED domain-containing protein: MIPLYTEEYLADKKRRHERRVREVTDFATLRQTTVVRMVGAVRESTSGVAPGQLAEALLDRNLTGFGEDTRTGDFFVQLPGNEGQEWFWDSGKAAIDKELTKVQDAIAHGDTTHVSVFAIAPIPLLVYLGSRLDDKTETLLFERHRGSTGSPWTWPQHPDPAPDFDVVVRSEGAGDDSEIVVMVSVSADVNTERIPDALRGLPLLEVRPTTEDPRSGLIDSPRALDAFAKAWRACVVQVERQWPSARRIHVIAAVPVTAAIQMGRDRMRTAQPDLVLYQRTDHATYTRVLEVTG; the protein is encoded by the coding sequence TTGATCCCGCTGTATACCGAGGAGTATCTGGCGGACAAGAAACGTCGGCACGAGCGCCGGGTGCGTGAGGTCACCGATTTCGCGACGCTGCGTCAGACCACCGTGGTGCGGATGGTGGGCGCGGTACGCGAGAGCACCTCCGGTGTTGCGCCGGGGCAACTCGCCGAAGCTCTGCTCGATCGGAACCTGACGGGATTCGGTGAGGACACGCGAACGGGCGATTTCTTCGTACAGCTTCCCGGCAACGAGGGGCAGGAGTGGTTCTGGGACAGCGGGAAAGCAGCGATCGACAAGGAGCTGACGAAGGTGCAGGACGCCATCGCCCATGGCGACACGACGCATGTCAGTGTGTTTGCAATCGCTCCGATCCCGCTGTTGGTGTATCTCGGTTCCAGGCTGGACGACAAGACGGAAACATTGCTGTTCGAACGTCATCGCGGCAGTACCGGCAGTCCGTGGACGTGGCCTCAACACCCGGATCCGGCACCGGATTTCGATGTCGTCGTCCGCAGCGAGGGAGCCGGAGACGACAGCGAGATCGTCGTGATGGTCAGTGTCTCTGCCGATGTCAACACCGAGCGGATCCCTGATGCTCTCCGTGGGCTGCCTCTTCTCGAAGTTCGCCCCACGACTGAGGACCCTCGATCGGGTCTGATCGATTCACCGCGCGCCCTCGACGCGTTCGCCAAAGCCTGGCGCGCGTGTGTCGTGCAGGTCGAGCGGCAATGGCCGAGCGCACGGAGGATTCATGTGATCGCCGCAGTCCCGGTCACGGCGGCGATTCAGATGGGGCGGGACAGGATGAGAACCGCGCAACCGGACCTGGTCCTGTACCAACGTACGGACCATGCGACCTACACACGGGTTCTGGAGGTGACCGGATGA
- a CDS encoding DUF3349 domain-containing protein gives MHHPVKAVLDWLRSGYPEGIPEKDHFALLAVLRRRLGDDEMDQVVAMSVERAHETPDRHIDYVRVRDLIAGTIDEEPSEEDIERVSRRLEEGGWSLVPSDSHDGEEGCAADTPRRGAP, from the coding sequence GTGCATCACCCAGTGAAAGCGGTGCTCGACTGGCTTCGCAGTGGTTACCCGGAGGGTATTCCCGAAAAGGACCATTTCGCGTTGCTGGCTGTCCTGCGCCGCAGATTGGGCGACGACGAAATGGACCAAGTGGTGGCCATGTCTGTCGAACGTGCCCATGAGACTCCAGATCGCCACATCGATTATGTGCGCGTTCGCGATCTGATCGCAGGCACCATCGATGAAGAACCGTCCGAGGAGGACATCGAACGCGTCTCTCGCCGGCTCGAAGAAGGTGGCTGGTCGTTGGTGCCCTCCGATTCACATGACGGAGAAGAAGGCTGCGCGGCCGATACGCCCCGCCGCGGTGCGCCCTAA
- a CDS encoding PAS and ANTAR domain-containing protein, with the protein MSTADEGTLGPIAKAGAPHRVGGFLYHRRGDRWEWSDTVARMHGYDPATITPTTELLLSHKHPDDRAHVAHTLHTIRTTGGAFSSRHRIIDTHGHTRSVVVVGDRVLDEHGEVIGSSGFYIDITDTIDTTVTEAVDDAVADLTASRGAIELAKGMLMLIYRIPADRAFDVLVWHSQQTNVKLRDIAEGLLTRVAADLDVPTAVRTHFDHLLLHTT; encoded by the coding sequence GTGTCGACGGCGGACGAAGGAACACTAGGCCCGATCGCGAAAGCCGGTGCCCCACACCGAGTCGGAGGATTCCTCTACCACCGCCGCGGCGACCGATGGGAATGGTCCGACACCGTCGCCCGCATGCACGGATACGACCCCGCCACCATCACCCCGACCACCGAACTGCTCCTCTCCCACAAACACCCCGACGACAGAGCCCACGTCGCCCACACCCTGCACACCATCCGCACCACCGGCGGAGCATTCAGCAGCCGCCACCGCATCATCGACACCCACGGGCACACCCGCTCGGTCGTGGTCGTCGGCGACCGCGTCCTCGACGAGCACGGTGAGGTCATCGGCAGTTCCGGCTTCTACATCGACATCACCGACACCATCGACACCACTGTCACCGAAGCAGTCGACGATGCCGTCGCCGACCTCACCGCCTCCCGCGGTGCGATCGAACTAGCCAAAGGGATGCTCATGCTCATCTACCGCATCCCCGCCGACCGCGCCTTCGACGTCCTCGTCTGGCACTCCCAACAAACGAACGTCAAACTCCGCGACATCGCCGAAGGGCTCCTCACCCGAGTAGCAGCCGACCTCGACGTCCCCACAGCGGTACGCACACACTTCGATCATCTCCTGCTCCACACCACCTGA
- a CDS encoding ATP-binding protein, which yields MTSQTQALNIPAAATPSLSVPASADQLALLRAMVRAAADHHGIPMDAVADLVLAIDEAATTLINHARRSSTLVCAFAPSPTPTPCEWS from the coding sequence GTGACATCACAGACCCAAGCACTCAACATCCCGGCCGCAGCCACACCGTCCCTCTCCGTCCCCGCGTCCGCTGACCAGCTCGCTTTGTTGCGCGCGATGGTGCGGGCGGCAGCCGACCACCACGGCATACCCATGGACGCAGTGGCCGACCTCGTCCTCGCCATCGACGAAGCCGCCACCACCCTCATCAACCACGCCCGCCGCTCCAGCACCCTGGTATGCGCCTTCGCACCGTCGCCGACCCCAACACCCTGCGAGTGGTCCTGA
- a CDS encoding SigB/SigF/SigG family RNA polymerase sigma factor: MTAAPGKDNPYTHLTALFADMSTLPAGDPERERLRTQIIEAGLPIAVNIAARYRGRGQSHDDLVQVARLGLVNAVNRFDLDKGKDFLSFAVPTMMGEVRKHFRDKGWGVRVPRSLQENYLALKKAQSSLTQRLGREPTTPELADEIGVDPSEIGQIVAAGDSYQSTSLDVETFKDGVAIGDTLGDYDTALDGIDNHETLRPALLALPERERTILLYRFFGELTQAEIAAKVGLSQMHVSRLLTQSLDQLRIELGKLT; encoded by the coding sequence ATGACCGCCGCCCCAGGCAAGGACAACCCCTACACACACCTCACCGCACTCTTCGCGGACATGAGCACGCTTCCCGCAGGCGATCCCGAACGCGAACGCCTACGCACGCAGATCATCGAAGCAGGGCTGCCGATCGCCGTCAACATCGCCGCCCGATACCGCGGCCGCGGACAATCTCACGACGACCTCGTCCAGGTCGCCCGCCTCGGCCTGGTCAACGCCGTCAACCGCTTCGACCTCGACAAAGGGAAAGACTTTTTGTCCTTCGCCGTTCCCACGATGATGGGAGAAGTGCGCAAACACTTCCGCGACAAAGGCTGGGGTGTCCGCGTCCCGCGCTCACTGCAGGAAAACTACCTCGCACTAAAGAAAGCACAATCCTCGCTCACCCAACGCCTCGGCCGCGAACCCACCACCCCCGAGCTCGCCGACGAGATCGGCGTCGACCCATCCGAGATCGGGCAGATCGTCGCCGCCGGCGACTCGTACCAGTCGACGTCCCTCGACGTCGAAACCTTCAAAGACGGCGTCGCCATCGGAGACACACTCGGAGACTACGACACCGCCCTCGACGGCATCGACAACCACGAAACCCTCCGACCGGCCCTCCTTGCCCTCCCCGAACGAGAACGCACCATCCTGCTCTACCGATTCTTCGGCGAACTCACCCAAGCTGAAATCGCAGCCAAAGTCGGCCTCTCCCAAATGCACGTCTCCCGACTACTCACCCAATCCCTCGACCAACTCCGCATCGAACTCGGAAAACTCACCTGA
- a CDS encoding winged helix-turn-helix transcriptional regulator, with protein MKSYGEFCALARALDVIGDRWTMLVVRELLVGPSRYSDLNKALPGIATNLLAARLRTLEEAGVVASTDAPAPVSARVYSLTEWGQGLQRSLVELARWGVPLMSTGAGEDHSRGRWLVFAVMALYPEPDAAQQVTGFPTVTVRIDADGDSVLLVSGTSGVRASVASAHEPAEVIVEGTSEKVFRTLSGGGGDSHAEIKGDADAIRRFSMLTSLALTSERGDRLPA; from the coding sequence ATGAAGTCGTACGGGGAGTTCTGCGCACTTGCGCGGGCGTTGGATGTGATCGGTGATCGATGGACGATGTTGGTGGTCCGCGAGCTTTTGGTCGGCCCGAGCAGGTATTCGGACCTGAACAAAGCGCTACCTGGGATCGCCACCAATCTCCTGGCCGCTCGGCTACGCACATTGGAAGAAGCTGGAGTCGTCGCATCGACCGATGCGCCTGCGCCCGTCTCCGCACGGGTGTACTCGCTGACCGAATGGGGACAGGGATTGCAGCGTTCGCTGGTCGAACTTGCACGGTGGGGTGTCCCGCTGATGTCGACAGGAGCCGGCGAGGATCACAGTCGAGGGCGGTGGCTGGTCTTCGCGGTCATGGCGTTGTACCCCGAACCCGATGCAGCGCAACAGGTAACCGGCTTTCCCACGGTGACGGTACGGATCGACGCCGACGGCGACAGTGTGCTACTCGTCTCGGGTACGTCAGGAGTCCGCGCGTCGGTGGCGAGCGCTCACGAACCGGCAGAGGTGATCGTGGAGGGTACGTCGGAGAAAGTGTTCCGGACATTGTCCGGCGGCGGCGGTGATTCGCACGCCGAGATCAAGGGAGACGCTGACGCGATCCGACGCTTCTCCATGCTCACATCGTTGGCACTGACCTCTGAGCGCGGCGACCGACTGCCGGCGTGA
- a CDS encoding MFS transporter: MNVTVQRRRPSRLSVLLVLCAATLAISLATTAINVALPSLALDFQANNRELQWIVDAYNLLFATFVLAFGSLSDRYGRKGALLLGLTIFGGGAVGASFAESAGQLIAWQAVMGLGAAFVYPTTLSILSNVFTERTDKAKAIGIWGATTGVGVACGPILGGWLLEHFWWGSVFLALAAGAAIAIGVSAAVVTTSRDPSAPRIDIGGLVLSVLAVGTLVYTVIEAPEHGWVSTATLAGFTLAAALLFAMVMWERNQDEPMIDVQLFTNMRFTAASAAVTFAYFALFGFIFLISQYFQLVRGFGPLDTGLKFIPVAASIAVGSVLGTILAVRLGNKLIVTVGLMLFSTAFLWISTLSESTSYAEIALQMTPLGLGLGLTAAPATEAIMGAVPPQKAGIGSGMNDATREVGGTLGVAIIGSVYASLYASSLASSDAAQNLPAHIRSTVEDSVGGAVIASEQLRTAGDHSAAQTISDVANHAFLDGLTAGSYVAAAVTALGALVAAAFLPSRPKNDPPSHRLDARNNNHHNQTSQRATQDESPVS, from the coding sequence ATGAATGTGACTGTGCAGCGCCGCCGGCCCTCGCGACTATCTGTCCTGCTCGTGTTGTGCGCGGCGACTCTGGCGATCAGCCTCGCCACGACCGCGATCAATGTGGCCCTACCCTCACTCGCACTGGATTTTCAGGCGAACAATCGAGAACTGCAATGGATCGTCGATGCCTACAACCTGCTGTTCGCCACCTTCGTGTTGGCGTTCGGCAGTCTCAGCGACCGCTACGGACGTAAGGGCGCCTTGCTGCTCGGGCTCACCATCTTCGGCGGCGGAGCCGTAGGGGCCTCGTTCGCGGAGAGTGCAGGCCAGTTGATCGCCTGGCAAGCGGTGATGGGCCTCGGAGCGGCATTCGTCTACCCGACGACTCTGTCAATCTTGTCCAACGTATTCACCGAACGCACCGACAAGGCGAAAGCCATCGGAATCTGGGGCGCCACAACAGGTGTGGGCGTCGCATGTGGCCCCATCCTCGGTGGCTGGTTACTCGAGCACTTCTGGTGGGGAAGCGTCTTCCTCGCCCTCGCCGCCGGAGCCGCCATCGCCATCGGAGTCTCAGCTGCAGTGGTCACCACCTCACGCGATCCCAGCGCACCACGCATCGACATCGGTGGTCTCGTCCTGTCGGTGCTTGCAGTCGGAACCCTGGTCTACACCGTGATCGAAGCACCGGAACACGGGTGGGTCAGCACCGCCACCCTGGCCGGCTTCACCCTCGCCGCGGCACTACTGTTCGCCATGGTGATGTGGGAACGAAACCAGGACGAACCAATGATCGACGTCCAATTGTTCACGAACATGCGCTTCACCGCAGCAAGCGCCGCAGTGACATTCGCCTACTTCGCTTTGTTCGGATTCATCTTCCTCATCTCCCAGTACTTCCAACTCGTTCGCGGATTCGGCCCCCTCGACACAGGCCTCAAGTTCATTCCGGTAGCCGCCTCGATCGCAGTGGGTTCCGTCCTCGGAACCATCCTCGCTGTGCGCCTGGGCAACAAACTCATCGTGACAGTCGGACTCATGCTCTTCAGCACCGCATTCCTCTGGATTTCCACACTGAGCGAGTCGACAAGCTACGCCGAGATCGCCTTGCAGATGACCCCGCTGGGACTGGGACTGGGACTGACCGCAGCTCCAGCCACCGAGGCCATCATGGGAGCAGTACCGCCCCAGAAAGCGGGCATCGGGTCAGGAATGAACGATGCCACCCGAGAAGTCGGAGGAACACTCGGCGTCGCCATCATCGGAAGCGTGTACGCCTCCCTGTACGCGTCATCGCTCGCATCCTCCGACGCCGCGCAAAATCTTCCCGCCCACATCAGATCCACCGTCGAAGATTCCGTCGGCGGAGCTGTCATCGCCTCCGAACAACTCCGCACCGCAGGCGACCACAGCGCAGCGCAAACAATCTCGGACGTCGCAAACCACGCCTTCCTCGACGGCCTCACAGCCGGATCATATGTCGCTGCAGCAGTAACCGCACTCGGCGCCCTCGTCGCCGCAGCATTCCTCCCGTCACGCCCGAAGAACGACCCGCCGTCCCACCGCCTCGACGCCCGAAACAACAACCACCACAACCAAACCTCGCAACGCGCAACACAGGACGAGAGCCCCGTCAGCTAA
- a CDS encoding APC family permease: MKPELQKGLRWHDGVALALPIAVGLFITAGATTATIGTWGTIAVCVVLAVIALLQNHLFAEMASMFPDKAGGVAVFANEAWKRYFAPLGAVAAFGYWCGWGLVLTIVGLTMGSIIQAQWFADSAWTVSTGLVDVGLGHAIAAVALVAVTVVNLLGIKLAVRLNRVVGAVFVVVLIGLIVLPFAMGDWSADNLSFHADGPWGGAKVVIVWLYLGAWSIYGSELCASFAPEYRNPAVDTARAMKTIALILIGLYALVPLATSGHLGEEVVGADPITYGIIAYQDILGTAASSLVAAVLCAVLFLVMVSSAADAARSLYGISHEGMTVRQLGRLNKAGEPALALVLTMFVNLGVLAFVASPVAVLIAGNLGYLVAITLAVSGFLLLRKDRPQWPRSIRLGRAWIPVAMLLVVFNVVILVVGVTSPDLAAGASFKEVAIGGVLLLVGIAFYLYRRLVQDPGSLRLREPDEPLPSSSQPHAPCEQVQVDLES; this comes from the coding sequence GTGAAGCCCGAGTTGCAGAAGGGATTGCGATGGCACGACGGTGTGGCTCTCGCCCTTCCCATCGCGGTCGGTCTGTTCATCACCGCTGGGGCCACTACAGCCACGATCGGCACCTGGGGGACAATTGCCGTCTGCGTCGTTCTGGCAGTCATCGCGCTGCTCCAGAACCATCTCTTCGCTGAGATGGCGTCGATGTTCCCGGACAAAGCCGGGGGAGTCGCCGTCTTCGCGAACGAAGCATGGAAGCGCTACTTCGCTCCCCTGGGTGCAGTTGCGGCCTTCGGCTATTGGTGCGGTTGGGGTTTGGTCCTCACGATCGTGGGCCTGACGATGGGCTCGATCATCCAGGCCCAGTGGTTCGCTGACTCGGCCTGGACGGTGTCGACCGGACTAGTCGATGTGGGGCTCGGCCATGCCATCGCAGCCGTTGCGCTGGTTGCGGTCACCGTGGTCAATCTTCTCGGCATCAAGCTCGCCGTCCGCCTCAACCGGGTGGTCGGGGCCGTGTTCGTGGTCGTTCTCATCGGCTTGATCGTTCTGCCGTTCGCTATGGGCGACTGGTCGGCGGACAATCTCTCCTTCCACGCGGACGGGCCGTGGGGCGGCGCGAAAGTCGTGATCGTCTGGCTGTATCTGGGGGCCTGGTCGATCTACGGCAGCGAGCTGTGCGCCTCGTTCGCACCCGAGTACCGGAACCCTGCCGTCGACACGGCCAGAGCGATGAAGACCATCGCCCTGATCCTCATCGGGCTCTACGCGCTCGTCCCCCTGGCCACGTCGGGTCACCTGGGCGAGGAGGTCGTGGGGGCGGACCCGATCACCTACGGCATCATCGCGTATCAGGACATCCTCGGGACGGCGGCCTCATCACTGGTCGCCGCTGTGCTTTGCGCGGTGCTCTTCCTGGTCATGGTCTCTTCCGCTGCTGATGCCGCCCGTTCGCTCTACGGCATCTCGCACGAGGGGATGACGGTGCGTCAGCTGGGTCGACTCAACAAGGCGGGCGAGCCGGCGTTAGCCCTGGTGCTCACCATGTTCGTCAACCTCGGCGTCCTCGCTTTCGTCGCGAGTCCCGTGGCGGTTTTGATCGCAGGCAACCTTGGTTACCTCGTGGCGATCACGCTCGCCGTCTCAGGCTTCCTGCTGCTCCGCAAGGACCGCCCCCAATGGCCCCGTTCGATCCGGTTGGGCCGTGCTTGGATTCCGGTGGCGATGCTTCTCGTGGTGTTCAACGTCGTGATCCTGGTCGTCGGGGTCACGAGTCCTGACCTGGCGGCGGGCGCCAGCTTCAAGGAGGTGGCAATCGGGGGGGTTCTTCTGCTGGTCGGTATCGCCTTCTACCTCTATCGCCGCCTGGTGCAGGACCCCGGATCCTTGCGGCTGCGCGAGCCCGATGAGCCGCTGCCTTCCAGTTCACAACCGCATGCCCCCTGTGAGCAGGTCCAGGTTGATCTAGAGTCCTGA
- a CDS encoding DUF1989 domain-containing protein — translation MNRPIARLAFPGGAHADRPHPHIVKEDERNMTLLDEFIIPACSGRAFYLDQGQRLRVTAHEGIQVADIKFINRNDPKEQFAGPWSVFLNTLEGTGTKDSIAKLWSKPPYENVMLKVVRDDVGRHFMNGSCSQRWAEFSGGLANVVEGGRTCWDLYDEALRPFGLTAADTDSEGTFNAFMSVSYDGDGGFIFEPPSCETGDFIDFEAEMDVLVVAVSCPDKNEINDFKPKAMKYEIFNGQDPL, via the coding sequence ATGAACCGACCGATCGCCCGCCTTGCGTTCCCGGGCGGCGCTCATGCCGACCGTCCGCACCCACATATCGTGAAGGAAGATGAACGAAACATGACGCTTCTGGATGAATTTATCATTCCCGCTTGCTCGGGACGCGCCTTCTATCTGGATCAGGGGCAAAGGCTACGGGTTACTGCACATGAGGGGATTCAAGTTGCAGACATCAAATTCATTAATCGTAACGATCCAAAGGAACAGTTCGCGGGTCCTTGGTCGGTTTTCCTAAATACCTTGGAAGGTACCGGCACAAAAGACAGCATTGCGAAGCTCTGGTCCAAGCCGCCGTACGAGAACGTGATGTTGAAGGTGGTTCGTGACGATGTCGGTCGTCACTTCATGAATGGCAGCTGTTCACAGCGCTGGGCTGAGTTCAGCGGTGGCCTCGCGAACGTGGTTGAGGGTGGTCGTACATGCTGGGACCTCTACGACGAAGCCCTCCGCCCTTTCGGTCTAACGGCGGCCGATACCGATAGTGAAGGAACCTTTAACGCGTTCATGTCGGTTAGCTATGACGGGGATGGCGGATTTATCTTCGAGCCGCCAAGCTGCGAAACTGGAGATTTCATTGATTTCGAGGCAGAGATGGATGTACTGGTTGTTGCCGTGTCTTGTCCTGACAAGAACGAAATCAACGACTTCAAGCCCAAGGCGATGAAGTACGAAATTTTCAATGGTCAGGACCCGTTGTGA
- a CDS encoding tautomerase family protein produces MPLIEVTLVEGRSPEQLRALIRNLVKAACDAVGAPIEAVRVVIREVPATHWAAGEETIAERRARGETGRETQESGKPDD; encoded by the coding sequence ATGCCACTTATCGAAGTGACGCTGGTCGAGGGGCGCAGCCCCGAGCAGCTTCGAGCGCTCATCCGGAACTTAGTCAAAGCAGCGTGCGACGCGGTCGGCGCCCCCATCGAGGCTGTGCGCGTTGTCATCCGCGAGGTCCCCGCGACGCACTGGGCAGCCGGCGAGGAGACGATTGCGGAACGCCGTGCACGAGGGGAAACGGGCCGTGAGACTCAGGAATCTGGGAAGCCTGACGACTAA
- a CDS encoding 2-keto-4-pentenoate hydratase translates to MTSARSWTVATAAAELLRCEDERVDRPAFTDEWPELDLNTGYEIQDHNLAVRLARGERLVGVKLGLTSKAKQQRMGIHVPLVAWLTDAMVLPAGEPVPQSRLIHPRVEPEIVFVMGERLKGPGISRATAMEAVEEVRGGAEVIDSRYRNFQFQASDVVADNASSGVYITGPVGRAPKEMDLYLEEVLVEADGRVVDSATGAAVQGHPGEALAFAANELGRRGHAIEAGWVVLTGGMTDAVPIAPGERLAMHFTNLGSVFLNGGV, encoded by the coding sequence GTGACGTCGGCGAGGTCGTGGACCGTTGCGACGGCGGCGGCGGAACTGCTGCGTTGCGAGGACGAGCGCGTCGACCGCCCCGCCTTCACTGATGAGTGGCCTGAGCTCGACCTCAACACTGGGTATGAGATCCAGGACCACAACCTTGCGGTACGCCTTGCACGGGGGGAGCGACTGGTCGGCGTCAAGCTCGGGCTGACCAGCAAGGCGAAACAGCAGCGAATGGGAATACATGTCCCCCTTGTCGCGTGGCTGACCGACGCGATGGTCCTACCCGCAGGCGAGCCGGTGCCACAGTCTCGGCTGATACACCCACGTGTTGAGCCAGAGATCGTGTTCGTCATGGGCGAGCGGCTCAAGGGGCCCGGAATTAGCCGCGCGACCGCAATGGAGGCCGTGGAAGAGGTTCGGGGGGGCGCCGAAGTCATAGACAGCCGCTACCGGAACTTCCAGTTCCAGGCTAGTGACGTGGTGGCCGACAATGCCTCGTCAGGGGTCTACATCACCGGCCCCGTCGGCCGCGCGCCGAAGGAGATGGACCTTTATCTTGAGGAGGTGCTCGTCGAGGCCGACGGACGCGTGGTTGACTCCGCCACCGGCGCTGCCGTGCAAGGACACCCAGGGGAGGCACTCGCCTTCGCGGCAAATGAGCTGGGCCGGCGTGGACACGCCATCGAAGCAGGCTGGGTCGTGCTGACAGGGGGGATGACAGACGCAGTACCGATAGCCCCGGGAGAGCGCCTCGCGATGCACTTCACCAACCTCGGGTCAGTTTTCCTCAACGGCGGAGTCTAA